In the Streptomyces fradiae ATCC 10745 = DSM 40063 genome, CCGACCGCCAAGCTCCGCTCCAAGACGAAGATCCTGGACGGCTCGGTCGCCGGCGTCGCGGAGCTCCCGCTGTGGGGCTTCGACGGGTCCAGCACCAACCAGGCCGAGGGCCACGCCTCCGACTGCGTCCTGCGCCCCGTGTACTCCTGCCCGGACCCGATCCGCGGCGGCGAGCACATCCTGGTGCTGTGCGAGGTCCTGAACACGGACATGACCCCGCACTCCACCAACACGCGGGCGGAGCTCGCCGAGGTCGCCGAGCGGTACGCCGGGCAGGAGCCGATCTTCGGCATCGAGCAGGAGTACACCTTCTTCAAGGGCCACCGCCCGCTCGGCTTCCCCGACGGCGGCTTCCCCGCCCCGCAGGGCGGCTACTACTGCGGTGTCGGCGCGGACGAGATCCACGGCCGCGACATCGTGGAGGCGCACCTCGACCACTGCCTCGCGGCGGGCCTGGGCATATCCGGCATCAACGCCGAGGTCATGCCGGGCCAGTGGGAGTTCCAGGTGGGCCCGCTCGACCCGGTCACCGTCGCCGACCAGCTGTGGATCGCCCGCTGGCTGCTCTACCGCACGGCCGAGGACTTCGAGGTCTCCGCGACGCTGCACCCCAAGCCGGTGAAGGGCGACTGGAACGGCGCGGGCGCCCACACCAACTTCTCCACGCGCGCGATGCGCGAGGGCTACGACGCGATCATCACCGCGTGCGAGGCGCTCGGCGAGGGCTCCAAGCCGCTGGACCACGTGAAGAACTACGGCGCGGGCGTCGACGAGCGCCTGACCGGCCTGCACGAGACGGCCCCGTGGGACCGGTACAGCTACGGCGTCTCCGACCGCGGCGCGTCCGTCCGCATCCCGTGGCAGGTGGAGAAGGACGGCAAGGGGTACATCGAGGACCGCCGCCCCAACGCGAACGTCGACCCGTACGTGGTGACCCGCCTGCTGGTGGACACCTGCTGCGCGGCGCTGGAGAAGGCCGGGCAGGTCTGATCCCGCCCGCACGCACGGGGGCGCCCCCGGCCGGAACGTTCCGGCCGGGGGCGCCCTGTCGTCGGTGCGGGAGCGGGCGGGGGGCTTGGCGGTGGGCGGGGGTCCGAGGCGGGGCGGTCGGGCGCCGGGCGGGGGCGGGTGGCGCGGGCGGGAGGCGTGTGGGCGGTCGGAGGTCGTGGTGCCGGGTGTTCCTCCGGTAGCGGAAGCGCTGCGCGCGGTGGCGGCGGCGGGGCAGGCTCGGAGGCATGAGGCTTCTGATCCTGGGTGGTACGGAGTTCGTGGGGCGGGCCGTGGCGGAGGCGGCGCTCGCCCGCGCATGGGACGTGACGGTGTTCCACCGGGGGCGGCACGAACCGCCGCCCGGTGCGGCGGTGCTGCGGGGCGACCGGTCCCTGCCCGACGGGGCGGGCCTGGAGGCGCTGCGCGAGGGCGGGTGGGACGCGGTGGTCGACACCTGGTCGGGCGCGCCGTCGGCGGTGCGGGACGCGGCCCGGCTGCTGGCCGGCCGGGCCGGCTGGTACGGGTACGTGTCGAGCTGCTCGGTGTACGAGTGGCCGATGGTGGCCGAACTGCGGGAGGACAAGCCGGTGGTGGAGGCGTCGCCGGACGACGGCGGCGACGTGCCGTACGCGCGGGCCAAGCGGGGCGGCGAACTGGCGGCGATCGGCGCCTTCGGCCCCGAGCGGTCCCTGCTGGCGCGGGCCGGGCTCATCCTCGGCCCCGGGGAGAACGTGGGCCGCCTGCCCTGGTGGCTGACCCGGATCGCGCGCGGCGGCCCCGTCCTCGCGCCCGGCCCGCACGACCTGCCGTTGCAGTACATCGACGCGCGGGACCTCGCCGGCTGGCTCCTGGACGCCGCCGAGGGCGGGCTGGCGGGGCCGTACGACGTGGTGAGCCGGCCGGGGCACACCACGATGGGGGCCCTGCTGGAGGCGTGCGTGCGGGTGACCGGCTCCGGCGCCGAGCTGCGCTGGACGCCGCCCGCCCGGATCCTCGCGGCGGGCGTCGAGCCGTGGACGGGGCTGCCCGTGTGGATTCCGCCGGGCGAGACGCACGACGCGATGCACGGCGCCGACGTGAGCAAGGCCCTCGCCTCCGGCCTGCGGTGCCGCCCCGTGGAGGAGACCGTCGCCGACACATGGGCGTGGCTGTGCGGTCTGGGCGGCACGGCGCCCCAGCGCCCGGACCGCGACCCGGTGGGCATCAGCCCCGAGGTGGAGGCGAAGGTCCTGGAGCTGTAGCCGCGCGGGGGTGGCCGGCCTGGGGGTGCGGGCGTGGGGGCGCGGCGGCTGAGGCAGGCGCCGGGGCGCGGCGCGCGGACGCGCGGCGCGTGCACGGGGCGGGGGGTCAAGGCCCGTGGACGGGGCGCGTGGTGAGGCCGGGAGGCGGGGGCGGGCGGTGACTTGTCCCAGCGTCGCTCGTTGCGCTGGGCGTGAGCACCCAGGAAGCCCAGCACAGCGTCAAGACCGCGGAGTCCCGCGCGGTGGCCGCCGCCCCCGTGGACGTGGAACAGGCCGAGGCGGCGCTCGTCGAGCACTATCCGCGGCTGGTCCGCATCGCCTATCTGGTGCTGCCGCCGTCCCTCGGCCGCAACCGGCGCGTCCTCACCGCCCACGCGCTGGTGCAGCGCTCGCTGCCGCGACGGCGCACGGCGGTGGGCGACGAGGCGGGGATGCCGGCGCAGCGGCGGCGGCCCGAGGACGCCGTCGACCCGGGGTACGCCTACGTGCGCGGCCGGGTGCTGCGCCAGGCCCTGGAGGCCGGGCTGCCGCTGCGCCGCCGGGCCTGGCCGAAGCGGGCGCAGCTGCCGCCGCTGCTGCCCCTCGTGTGGGGGCTGCGGCTGTTCCCCCGCTCGGGCGGCGCCGAGGAGCTGGCGCTGGACCAGCGGCTGGCGGACCTGTCGGGCGCGGGCCGGGCCGCGTACGTGCTGCGCCGCCTGGAGCGGCAGGGCGACGCCGAGGTGCGGCGGATGCTCGTCGCGGCGGGCGCCTCCGACCCGGACGGGGCCCTGGCGGAGGCCGACCGGCTGGCGGCGGACGGGCCGGGCGGGGCGCTGCTGGAGTCGCCGGAGTTCGACCCGTGCTCCCTCCAGGCGCGGCCCACGGACCTGATGCGGCGGCGCCAGCACACGAGGGCGGCGCTCGCGGCGGGCGCCGCCCTCGTGGTGTGCGGGGCGCTGCTGGGCCTGCCGGGCGGGGGCTGGGGGCCGGACGGCGCGGCGGCCCCGCCGTACGCGCGCAACCCGGCGTCGGAGGCGGCGCTGGACCCGGCGAAGCTGCGGCGGGTCGCCCCGGCCGCGTGGCAGCGCTCGTCCCGCGCGGACTTCTCGGTGTGGCCGGCGCGGGGCGCGCTGGTGGACGACGCGGCGCTGCTGCGGCGGGCGCTGGCGGTGTGGGCGCGGCCCGGCGCGCAGGTGCGGGCGTCGGCGACGCCGGGCACGCTGCCGGGACCGCCGATGGGCCCGCCGCAGCTGCTGTACGCGGGCGAGGTGGACGGGGCGCGGGTGGTGCTCTTCCACGACGGGCTGCGGGCCGTGCGGTACGCGGAGCCGGTGGACGGCACGGAGGCGGCGGCGCTGGACTTCGCCCGTACGGACGGCGCGGACACCGCCGCGTCGGCGGCCCTGGTGGTCGGCCGCACCCATGCCAACGTGCGGTATCTGACGGCGCCGTGGGTGCGGGGCGTCGCCGTGCGGGACCTGCTGCTGCCGGACGCGGAGGCCCGGCCGCTGGAGCGGAACGCGGCGGGCGTCACCGCGCCGTCGCAGACCCCGGCCGCGGCGAGCGACTGCCGCTCGTGGGACGTGCTGGAGGTCAGGGACGGGGACGGTACGCGGGTCCTCACCGACCTGGGCGAGATCGTCCCCGTACGGCTCACGTCGGGCGCTCCGGGCAGGCCGGTGGACGTGGCGGGCGAGGCGGCGCGGCGGGAGTGGGCGCGCACGGCGTGCATGCTGCCGTCGATGCGGGCGATGGGCGTGCGGTCGGTCAACTCGTGGCGGTACGCCGAGCAGGAGCTGCCCGGCACGGGCACCGGCACGGCGACGTGGCTGTGCACCCGCGCCGAGACCTGGCGGGGCCCCGGCAGCAGGGTGCTGGCGCAGTTCCAGCCGCCCGCTCCGGACGCCGCGCCGGGCGAGCCGCTGACGCCGGGCGCCGTCGCGGCGAGGGCGGAGGACTCCCCGGCCTGCGGGCCGCGCGAACCGCGCGTCCTGGCGGGGGTGCTGTGGAAGGACCCGGCGGGCCGCTGGTACGTACTGGCGGCGGGGAGCCCGGGCGTCGCGTCGCTGGCCACCTCGGGCGGGGTCGAGGGCGAGGCCGACGGGCGGCTGCTCGCCGTCGAGGCGGAGCGGGGCGCGAAGGCGGAGCTGACCGGTGAGCTGGAGGACGGGACGCGGATCGACGCGCTGCGCTGAGCCGGCGGCGGTGGCCGTGCCGGGTGGGCGGCGCCCCGGCACTCCGGCGCCCCGGCACTCCGGCGTCACCGGTCGGCCGACGCCGGTCGCGTACGGCACGCCCCCTTACGGCGGCGGCCGCCACGGCGGTATCCGTTACGGCGGTACCCGGTACGGCGGCGCCCGTTACGGCAGCAGCAGCCAGTCGGCGGCGAGGGCGGCCAGCAGACCGGTGCCGAGCAGCCATGTGCCGAGGCGGGTGCGGCCGTGGCGGCTCAGCTCGATCACCACGCCGCACAGGATCATCGCCAGGCCGTACACGCCGACGACGAGGACCGAGGTACGGCTGGCGAGCCGCAGGGCGAGGACGACGGCGAGGCTGACCAGCACGACCGTCGCGACGGCGACCCGCAGCCGCCTCGCCTGGCGGGGCGTCAGCCCGTCGGGCGCGTCCTCGGCTTCCTCGACCGCCTCGCCCTCTTCGGCCGCCTCGCCCTCGGCGTCCGCGGACTGCCCGGGGGCTTCGGCGCTCCCGGCGTCCTTCCCGCCCCTCGGGTCCTTCCCGCCCTCCGGGTCCTTCCCGCCCTCCGGGTGCCTGGCGTCCCCGGTCCGCGCGCCGTCCACGGCGGTGGCCCCGCCGTCCCCGGCGGCGTCCTCGGCCGCATCGCCGGTGCCGGCGTCCGCCGGGCCGGAGGTCCTCTGGTCCGCTGTGGTCATGCCCCGGAGCGTAACCGACCGTACGGGCACCGCCGTTCGAAGGGCCGCCGCTACCCTGTTCGCATGACGACCGGGGTGCGCAGGCGGATGGGCGTCGAGGAGCGCAGGCAGCAGCTCATCGACGTCGCGCTGGAGCTGTTCGGCAGCCGGTCCCCCGACGAGGTGTCCATCGACGAGATCGCCGCCGCCGCGGGCATCTCCCGGCCGCTCGTCTACCACTACTTCCCCGGCAAGCACAGCCTGTACGAGGCGGCGCTGCGGCGGGCCGCCGACGAGCTGACCGCCCGGTTCGCGGAGCCGCGCGAAGGCCCGGTCGGGGCGCGGCTGCTGCGGGTGATGGGCCGGTTCTTCGACTTCGTGGAGGAGCACGGGGCCGGTTTCGCGGCGCTGATGCGCGGCGGCCCGGCCTGCCCGGCCGACGCGTCCCGCCCGGCCGGGCGGGTGCCGGCGGCGCACGCGGTGATCGACGGGGTGCGGCAGGCGGCGTACGACCACGTCATGGACCACCTCGGGGTGCGCGGCCGGCCGCCCGCGCGGCTGGACCTGGTGGTGCGGTCGTGGGTGGCGCTGGCCGAGTCGACGGCGCTGATCTGGCTGGACGGGCGGCGCATCCCGCGCGCCGAGCTGGAGCGGCAGCTCGTGCACGACTTCGGCGCGCTGGTCGCGGTGAGCGCCGCGTACGACGGGGAGATGGCCGGGTTCGTCGCCGGGATGCTCGCGGACGAGCCGGCCGACGGGCCGTTCGGCGAGCTGGTCGGGCGGCTGGTCACCCTGGTCGCCGGGGCCGGTTCCGGAGCCGGGGCCGGTTCCGGGGGCGGTTCCGGGGGCGGTGCGGGTGCGGGGGCCGGGGACGACGCCGGTCCGGAGGCCGTGGCCGGTCCGGACGGCCGGGGCGGGGCGGCTCAGGCCGTGCGGTAGGCCGGGGCGAGGTCCCGCACCTCCGCGGAGACGTGGACGGTGAGCCCGTCCACGGGCGCGAGGTGCTCGCGTACGAGCGCGGCGGCGGCCCGCGCGAGGCGGTCCTTCGCCTCGCCGGTGCGCCCGGCCGCCAGGGCGATCTCCACATGGACGACGGCGTCGCGGCCGGTGCCGTCCCCGACGGCGTACTCCTCGACGGGGCGGATGCGGGTCTTGCACGCCTCGGGGCGGGCGGCGACGGCCGCCACGACGACGGGGTGCAGGGCCGTGGCGTAGCCCCGGCGGTCGAAGGCGTCGCGGAGGTCGGCGGAGTAGTCGACGGTGATCTGCGGCATGCCCCACCTTCACCCGCCCCCGGCCGCCCGGGCAAGCCCGCCGAACGCCGCGGCGCCCCCTCCCCGGTCCGGGAAGGGGGCGCCGCGTCCGTCGGGGGCGGGGGGTCAGCCCGCCTTGTAGACCGCCACGGACCGGGCCGGGACGGTGAAGGTCCCGGTGGCCTTGTCGTACGCGGCCGTCCGGATCGCGGCGTCGGCGCCGCCGGCCTGGACCGGGTGCAGGGCGTACCCCGTGCCGGAGAGGGCCGGTACGGTCTGCTTCTGCCGGTCGGGCGTGGCGTTGAAGACGACGACCAGGTCGCCGAGGCGCATGGTGATGACGCCCGGCGTCTCCCGCGGCCCGGACAGCGGGAACGACAGGGCCGACTGGACCTGCTCCGCGGTGGCGAGGGAGAACGCCGGCTCGGTGGTGCGGATCGTCAGCAGGTCGCGGTAGGCGGCCGAGGCGCCGTCGATCTGCGCGCAGCCGGCCTTGAGGGACGGCGAGGCGAGCAGCGGCCGGGCGTACTCCCACTTGTCCTCGTTGTCGGCGGCGGGCGGCAGTCCGCGCCCGAAGCCGTTGCCGAGGCGGCAGTCCCAGTGCAGGGCGTTGAACCAGTCGCCGCTGTCGTAGGAGTTGCGGTCCAGGGACTTGGAGCGCAGCAGGTCCGTGCCGGCCTGGGACAGGGCGGGGCCCTGGGAGAGCGCGGCGGTCGCCATGGCGAGGACCTGCATCCTGGCCCGGTCGTCCGGGGACGTGGCGGCCGGGAGCTTGAAGGCCAGCGCGTCGTACAGGGTCTCGTTGTCGTGGGCGTCCGCGTAGGCGACGGCCTCGCCGGGGGCGGCGGCGTACCCGGCGGGGGCGCCGTTGTAGTCGACCTGGGCGCCCTTGACGCGCTTGCCGCTGGTGTCGGTGAAGGTGTAGTCGGCGAGGTTGCCGGTCAGGCCGACCTTGATGAGGTCCTGGTAGTGCAGGAGGCGGGCCTTCTGCTCGGCGGCCGTGCCGTTGGCGGCGGAGCCGTTGGGCTCGGTGTACAGCCCGGAGGCGAAGCCCTGCACGCCGGGGTCGGCGTCGAAGGGGCCGCCGCCGCGGACCGCGTCGCGGGCCCGGTCGGAGAAGGTGGCGATGCCGGTGCCGGCCATGTTCTTCTGCGTGGCCTGGACGAAGCGGGCGTCGTCGGCGACCTCGCCGAAGTTCCAGCCCTCGCCGTACAGGATGATCTTCTTGCCGTCGACGCCGTCCTTCTCGACGGTCAGGGCGTCCAGGGCCGCGCGGACGGCGAGGATGTTCTCCTTCGGGTGGTGCCCCATCAGGTCGAAGCGGAACCCGTCGACCTTGTACTCCTTCGCCCAGGTGACGACCGAGTCCACGACGAGCTTGCCCATCATGGTGTTCTCGGGCGCGGTGTTGGCGCAGCAGGTGGAGGTGGCGACGGAGCCGTCGGCGAGGAGCCGCTGGTAGTAGCCGGGCACGATCCGGTCGAGGACGGACTTGTCGTCCTGCCCGGCGGCGACGGTGTGGTTGTAGACGACGTCCATGACGGTGCGCAGACCGGCGCCGTTGAGGGACTGGACCATGCGCCGGAACTCGACGGTGCGGCGGGTCCCCTCGGGGTCGGAGGCGTAGGAACCCTCGGGCACGGTGTAGTGCAGCGGGTCGTAGCCCCAGTTGAAGGCGTCCTTGGCCGCGGCCTTGGTGACGCACTCCTGCTGCTCGGCGGAGTCGGCGGGGTGCGCGGCGAGGTCGCAGTCGGGGGTGGTCTGGTCGGACTTCCGCTCGGGGATGGTGCCGATGTCGAAGGCCGGGAGCAGGTGCACGTACGAGGTGCCGCTGCGGGCGAGCTTCGTCAGGTGCTTCATCCCGGCCGAGT is a window encoding:
- the glnII gene encoding glutamine synthetase, with product MSIKAEYIWIDGTEPTAKLRSKTKILDGSVAGVAELPLWGFDGSSTNQAEGHASDCVLRPVYSCPDPIRGGEHILVLCEVLNTDMTPHSTNTRAELAEVAERYAGQEPIFGIEQEYTFFKGHRPLGFPDGGFPAPQGGYYCGVGADEIHGRDIVEAHLDHCLAAGLGISGINAEVMPGQWEFQVGPLDPVTVADQLWIARWLLYRTAEDFEVSATLHPKPVKGDWNGAGAHTNFSTRAMREGYDAIITACEALGEGSKPLDHVKNYGAGVDERLTGLHETAPWDRYSYGVSDRGASVRIPWQVEKDGKGYIEDRRPNANVDPYVVTRLLVDTCCAALEKAGQV
- a CDS encoding 5-carboxymethyl-2-hydroxymuconate Delta-isomerase, encoding MPQITVDYSADLRDAFDRRGYATALHPVVVAAVAARPEACKTRIRPVEEYAVGDGTGRDAVVHVEIALAAGRTGEAKDRLARAAAALVREHLAPVDGLTVHVSAEVRDLAPAYRTA
- a CDS encoding reductase; the protein is MRLLILGGTEFVGRAVAEAALARAWDVTVFHRGRHEPPPGAAVLRGDRSLPDGAGLEALREGGWDAVVDTWSGAPSAVRDAARLLAGRAGWYGYVSSCSVYEWPMVAELREDKPVVEASPDDGGDVPYARAKRGGELAAIGAFGPERSLLARAGLILGPGENVGRLPWWLTRIARGGPVLAPGPHDLPLQYIDARDLAGWLLDAAEGGLAGPYDVVSRPGHTTMGALLEACVRVTGSGAELRWTPPARILAAGVEPWTGLPVWIPPGETHDAMHGADVSKALASGLRCRPVEETVADTWAWLCGLGGTAPQRPDRDPVGISPEVEAKVLEL
- a CDS encoding TetR/AcrR family transcriptional regulator; the protein is MTTGVRRRMGVEERRQQLIDVALELFGSRSPDEVSIDEIAAAAGISRPLVYHYFPGKHSLYEAALRRAADELTARFAEPREGPVGARLLRVMGRFFDFVEEHGAGFAALMRGGPACPADASRPAGRVPAAHAVIDGVRQAAYDHVMDHLGVRGRPPARLDLVVRSWVALAESTALIWLDGRRIPRAELERQLVHDFGALVAVSAAYDGEMAGFVAGMLADEPADGPFGELVGRLVTLVAGAGSGAGAGSGGGSGGGAGAGAGDDAGPEAVAGPDGRGGAAQAVR